The following coding sequences lie in one Sorghum bicolor cultivar BTx623 chromosome 6, Sorghum_bicolor_NCBIv3, whole genome shotgun sequence genomic window:
- the LOC8070312 gene encoding mavicyanin, with amino-acid sequence MANHLRPLALLLAVLACALLCRRADATAFEVGGDDGWVVPPASDGGRYNQWASKNRFLVGDIVHFKYKEDSVMVVTEADYDSCSASHPIFFSNNGDTEVALDHPGTIYFISGETGHCERGQRMVVKVVGPDAPPPAPPSPPAPTGAAAPVTTSGALAGAIAAVAMALPVIVIGV; translated from the exons ATGGCGAACCACCTCCGTCCGCTCGCGCTCCTCCTCGCCGTCCTCGCCTGCGCGCTGCTGTGCCGCCGCGCCGACGCGACCGCGTTCGaggtcggcggcgacgacgggTGGGTAGTGCCGCCGGCCAGCGATGGCGGCAGGTACAACCAGTGGGCGTCCAAGAACCGCTTCCTCGTTGGCGACATCGTCC ACTTCAAGTACAAGGAGGACTCGGTGATGGTGGTGACGGAGGCCGACTACGACAGCTGCAGCGCATCGCACCCCATCTTCTTCTCCAACAACGGCGACACGGAGGTGGCGCTGGACCACCCGGGCACCATCTATTTCATCAGCGGCGAGACCGGCCACTGCGAGCGCGGCCAGAGGATGGTCGTCAAGGTCGTTGGCCCGGACGCGCCCCCGCCGGCGCCTCCCAGCCCTCCGGCCCCTACCGGCGCTGCCGCACCAGTCACCACCAGCGGCGCGCTCGCCGGCGCCATCGCAGCCGTGGCCATGGCGTTGCCGGTCATCGTGATCGGCGTCTGA